A region from the Candidatus Delongbacteria bacterium genome encodes:
- a CDS encoding nucleotide-binding protein, whose translation MRDADEFVKAYKAGLKNNIFRIWIHLERDDYDVELSNGIQVAESISAAFPYLKMFLLTRKNNHEPSVRGYKVYNTSRNNGKYWNEYDFSKIPVNYPHNIQIGESDSVTNKGRSNKVFIVHGHDNEMKLEVSNFIHRIGLEPIILHELANKGQTIIEKILSNSDVGYGIVLYSPCDEGRKKNSKDKLRERARQNVVFEHGFLISRIGRKNVSAIVKGDLEKPNDISGIVYIQMDGNWKDDLRTELKELGYVLK comes from the coding sequence ATGCGAGATGCTGATGAATTCGTTAAGGCTTACAAGGCTGGATTGAAAAACAATATTTTTCGAATTTGGATTCATCTCGAAAGAGACGATTATGATGTTGAGCTGTCAAATGGAATTCAGGTGGCAGAAAGTATTAGCGCCGCATTCCCTTACCTAAAGATGTTTTTGTTGACCAGAAAAAATAATCATGAACCATCAGTAAGAGGCTATAAGGTATATAATACAAGTCGTAATAATGGAAAATATTGGAATGAATATGATTTCTCAAAAATTCCCGTCAACTATCCTCACAATATTCAAATTGGAGAATCTGATTCAGTAACGAATAAAGGTAGGTCTAACAAAGTTTTTATCGTTCATGGTCATGATAATGAAATGAAATTGGAAGTGTCAAATTTCATACATAGAATTGGACTTGAACCAATAATTCTGCATGAGCTAGCTAATAAAGGTCAAACAATAATAGAGAAAATACTGAGTAATTCAGATGTTGGTTATGGTATAGTTCTTTATTCTCCATGCGATGAAGGACGGAAAAAAAATAGTAAAGACAAACTCAGAGAAAGGGCAAGACAAAATGTTGTTTTTGAACATGGCTTTCTTATTAGTCGAATTGGCAGAAAAAATGTTTCAGCAATCGTTAAAGGTGATTTGGAAAAACCTAATGACATTTCAGGTATAGTTTATATTCAAATGGATGGAAATTGGAAAGATGATT
- a CDS encoding AAA family ATPase: MITFHFCESFIKNSKGKDFEEVLLKKLSEISNRDSLKNINSISCISGVYIFKTSKPKTRTIIEEQNILIEEKEVKVFFVRDVISNNNFDYDYVKVLVPQLRNRTWLRNNPLPLEDKNNFITKQINERKITEKKLQYPPVEKTKWLDDFNIRLDNDIFETEDWVRYTLNNSSLEGMEDNYVHTFRIVLKEVIDLDSGTVIKHEKGIEIKEYNNQNIGILYFKLKVSQTKTIFLLLYGARIQKQKAYWEQSKSKLLSQEIDFEPNEDSISRKAFRSYPKWTLNDEDLWFNIQKSKEDSNLSLTREQIEFFNDFKFPRYINGQAGSGKSTMLYYIYANAYYYKCLDEINGEIIFLTENEILLKHTQDCVYDLLTNNSYFSGLTPEQIEKSKKNFNSFKKFLLEIISEDERDKFPENKYLDFSKFKYLYESSNIPTHILEKYSAEEVWFTISTYIYGYSLETKISYNNFHDIIPRDLKIIPIDKFKGIETSVLKFYEKLINEEGYWDKLKLIKYIDQNIHIKEKYSVIICDEAQDFSRVELQFILRMSEFLEFDLSTTKQVPIVFAGDPNQTVNPTGFRQSQMTSMLYEELKEIAKFDYNTEDNVYNPTFNYRSSQPVVSLSNFIQYHRMKKLGIIQARLQEAKRPSIDSHKINNVFLDYNEIEENIELKKDLIEKLKYKIFIIPVNSYEKEDFINRHKLLSQISKAEVKTSVESKGAEYEQVVLYGFGEYFIDNLKTVSKDKPDIDELFRKSYFYNKLYVGITRAQTELLIIDSREAKENFWKTLLNNLEISDNNWIELNKIKNDIILYNPGSIKDRIADSNENNALKNAEQDKKQGLYDKNSARLKVAANQFNKIGNTEEYYECLALAEEIKENWLGAAEYFIFSPSPNYEKASHCFFTGRYFKELESKIGSNLRSNEQDIRLAISRLMRNEILGLKEINIFNQNVAKLYEITNRLDWRQDIINQFITASKKIELIEYKKDFVQVLEKIAKSTDYDLWKEIGRIWYDLKDYKNAIDAWDTIEYFDNNEKYSRAQIELSKQNKDVEKTIIWLDDLIKYLEHDEIPQTLSKIVDAFTQSSKETIQFSNYCLKIIFKAIIILQKQCDELIRIIQIIETNHQSNISELTNYFHSLINNSIKNKNLIVFIIERWAKSIWKSNYSTPNKDWLDRLNATYLDFTKKLNILYKEFVFEELENMPNIADHITLKPNLQFDNFRIINFRRFQDLSVNHLGLYNLIVGDNNVGKTSLLESLLFDTRKEYFIQNLAYAHIHRNNLPVRHIDGQDKYSISTNFIADYIRKDAILGEMKFMLTENRNEWNYKIKTSQKSEIIEKFQNLPNIDTAEFLTFVTDNLDFNLVELPIILKNTNPIDNIRSPFIPFGKGFGKDLASTYYSEIDIYRDKRSLFLENMKIFIPKIQRINVNTEIGAIDIEEEGFEKSAPLHQYGEGANKLFRVLVQLTLQKNNKILIDEIDAGIHYSHFSDFWKTILTIAQRNNVQVFATTHNIECVKHFSNILKENDFVQFQQESKIITLRELPEGRIKAYTRSFNEFEYELENEFEIRGGDL, from the coding sequence ATGATAACATTTCATTTTTGTGAATCTTTTATAAAAAATTCAAAAGGAAAAGATTTTGAGGAAGTTTTATTAAAAAAACTGTCAGAAATTAGTAATCGTGATAGTTTAAAAAACATTAATTCAATTTCATGTATAAGTGGCGTTTATATTTTCAAAACCTCGAAACCTAAAACACGTACAATAATTGAAGAACAGAATATCCTTATTGAGGAAAAAGAAGTAAAAGTGTTTTTTGTAAGAGATGTGATTTCTAATAATAACTTTGATTATGATTATGTAAAAGTTTTAGTCCCACAATTAAGGAATAGAACTTGGCTTAGAAATAATCCTTTGCCCCTTGAGGATAAGAACAATTTTATTACAAAACAAATAAATGAGAGAAAAATAACTGAAAAGAAATTACAATATCCACCTGTTGAAAAAACAAAGTGGTTAGATGATTTTAACATAAGACTAGATAACGATATATTTGAAACAGAAGATTGGGTTAGATACACATTAAACAATTCCTCGCTTGAAGGAATGGAGGATAATTACGTACATACTTTTAGAATTGTGTTAAAGGAAGTGATCGACCTTGATAGTGGTACAGTTATTAAACATGAAAAAGGAATTGAAATCAAAGAATATAATAATCAAAATATCGGCATTTTATACTTCAAGTTAAAAGTTAGTCAAACCAAAACTATATTTCTTCTTTTATATGGAGCTAGAATTCAAAAACAAAAGGCATATTGGGAACAGTCTAAAAGTAAACTGCTAAGCCAAGAAATTGATTTTGAGCCAAATGAAGATAGTATCAGTCGAAAAGCATTTCGATCTTATCCTAAATGGACTTTAAACGACGAAGATCTGTGGTTTAACATTCAAAAAAGCAAAGAGGATAGTAATTTATCTCTAACTCGTGAACAAATAGAGTTTTTTAATGATTTTAAATTCCCTCGTTATATTAATGGACAAGCAGGGAGTGGTAAGTCTACAATGCTTTATTACATTTATGCTAATGCGTATTATTACAAATGTTTAGATGAAATAAATGGAGAAATTATTTTTCTTACAGAAAATGAAATTTTACTAAAACATACGCAAGATTGTGTTTATGATTTACTTACGAATAATAGTTATTTTTCTGGACTAACACCCGAACAAATTGAAAAAAGCAAAAAGAATTTCAACTCTTTTAAAAAATTCCTATTAGAAATTATATCAGAAGACGAAAGAGACAAATTCCCTGAAAACAAGTATTTGGATTTCTCAAAATTCAAGTATTTATACGAGAGTTCAAATATTCCAACACACATATTAGAAAAATATTCTGCTGAAGAAGTTTGGTTTACAATTTCAACTTACATATATGGCTATTCATTAGAAACTAAAATATCATATAATAATTTTCACGATATTATTCCAAGAGATTTAAAAATTATTCCAATAGATAAATTCAAAGGTATTGAAACATCTGTATTAAAGTTCTATGAAAAATTAATTAATGAAGAGGGATATTGGGATAAACTAAAATTAATAAAATATATTGACCAGAACATTCATATTAAAGAAAAATATAGTGTTATAATCTGCGATGAGGCTCAAGATTTTAGTAGGGTTGAATTACAGTTTATACTAAGGATGTCTGAGTTCTTAGAATTTGATTTATCCACAACAAAACAGGTCCCTATTGTTTTTGCAGGTGATCCAAATCAAACCGTAAACCCAACTGGCTTCAGACAAAGTCAAATGACAAGTATGCTATACGAGGAGTTAAAAGAAATTGCAAAATTTGACTACAATACCGAAGATAATGTTTATAATCCTACATTTAATTATCGTTCTTCCCAACCTGTTGTTTCTTTATCTAACTTTATTCAATATCATAGAATGAAAAAACTTGGAATTATTCAAGCAAGACTTCAAGAAGCAAAAAGACCAAGTATTGATTCCCATAAAATAAATAATGTATTTCTTGATTATAATGAGATTGAAGAAAATATCGAACTAAAAAAAGACTTAATAGAAAAACTTAAATATAAAATCTTCATTATCCCTGTTAACTCATATGAGAAAGAAGATTTTATTAATCGTCACAAACTGCTTTCTCAAATAAGTAAAGCGGAAGTAAAAACTTCGGTTGAGTCAAAAGGCGCGGAATATGAGCAGGTTGTACTGTATGGATTTGGAGAGTATTTTATTGATAATCTTAAAACTGTTTCAAAAGACAAACCAGATATCGATGAATTGTTCAGAAAAAGCTATTTTTATAATAAACTATATGTAGGAATTACTCGCGCTCAAACTGAGTTACTAATAATAGACAGCCGAGAAGCCAAAGAAAACTTTTGGAAAACACTTCTAAACAATCTTGAAATTTCAGATAATAATTGGATTGAATTAAATAAAATAAAAAATGATATCATTTTATACAATCCAGGATCCATTAAAGACAGAATCGCAGATAGTAACGAAAACAATGCTCTAAAAAATGCGGAACAAGATAAAAAACAAGGTCTGTACGACAAAAATTCTGCAAGACTAAAAGTTGCAGCCAATCAGTTTAATAAGATTGGTAATACCGAAGAATACTATGAGTGTTTAGCATTAGCAGAAGAAATAAAAGAAAATTGGCTAGGAGCTGCCGAATACTTCATTTTTTCACCAAGTCCGAATTATGAGAAAGCTTCACATTGCTTTTTTACTGGCAGATATTTTAAAGAACTAGAAAGCAAAATAGGAAGCAATCTAAGATCGAATGAACAAGACATTAGGCTTGCGATTTCCAGACTAATGAGAAATGAAATCCTTGGGTTAAAAGAAATAAATATTTTCAATCAAAACGTAGCAAAGCTTTATGAAATAACAAATAGATTGGATTGGAGACAAGACATTATAAACCAATTCATTACCGCATCAAAAAAAATAGAACTAATTGAATATAAAAAGGATTTTGTTCAAGTTTTAGAGAAAATAGCAAAATCAACAGATTACGATTTGTGGAAAGAGATTGGTCGCATTTGGTACGACTTAAAAGATTATAAGAATGCAATTGATGCTTGGGATACGATAGAATATTTTGACAATAATGAAAAATATTCACGAGCACAAATTGAGTTATCGAAACAGAATAAAGATGTAGAAAAAACAATTATTTGGCTTGATGACTTAATCAAATATCTTGAGCATGATGAAATACCACAAACACTTTCAAAAATTGTTGATGCATTTACTCAAAGTTCAAAAGAGACTATACAATTCTCAAATTATTGCTTAAAGATAATTTTTAAAGCTATAATTATATTACAAAAACAATGCGACGAACTAATTAGAATAATCCAGATAATTGAGACAAATCACCAATCAAATATTTCCGAATTAACGAATTATTTTCATTCTTTAATCAATAACTCAATAAAAAATAAAAATCTAATAGTATTTATTATTGAACGCTGGGCGAAATCAATATGGAAAAGCAACTATTCAACCCCTAATAAAGACTGGTTGGATAGATTAAATGCAACATATTTAGACTTCACTAAAAAGTTAAATATACTCTACAAAGAATTTGTTTTTGAGGAGTTAGAGAATATGCCTAACATTGCTGACCATATAACACTAAAACCTAATCTTCAATTTGACAATTTCAGAATAATCAATTTTCGTCGATTTCAAGACTTATCGGTTAATCATTTAGGCCTTTACAATCTAATTGTTGGTGACAACAATGTTGGTAAGACGTCTCTTTTGGAATCATTACTATTTGATACGAGAAAAGAATATTTCATTCAAAACCTTGCTTATGCACACATACATAGAAACAACCTGCCAGTGAGACACATTGATGGTCAAGACAAATATAGCATTTCTACAAATTTTATTGCTGACTATATCAGAAAAGATGCAATACTAGGAGAAATGAAGTTTATGCTAACTGAGAACAGAAATGAATGGAACTACAAAATCAAAACCTCCCAGAAGTCAGAAATCATTGAAAAGTTTCAAAATTTACCAAATATAGATACAGCTGAGTTTTTAACTTTCGTAACAGACAATTTAGATTTTAACCTAGTCGAACTCCCAATTATTTTAAAAAACACAAACCCAATCGACAATATTAGAAGTCCATTTATCCCATTTGGTAAAGGTTTTGGGAAAGACTTAGCAAGTACTTATTATAGTGAGATTGATATTTATAGGGATAAGAGAAGCCTATTTCTGGAAAATATGAAAATATTCATCCCAAAAATTCAGAGAATTAATGTTAACACAGAAATAGGTGCAATTGACATTGAAGAAGAAGGATTTGAAAAATCAGCGCCGCTCCACCAATACGGAGAAGGAGCAAATAAGCTTTTTAGAGTTTTAGTACAACTGACATTGCAAAAAAATAATAAAATACTTATTGATGAAATAGATGCGGGAATTCATTATTCCCATTTCTCCGACTTTTGGAAAACAATATTAACTATTGCGCAAAGGAATAATGTTCAAGTTTTTGCGACTACTCATAATATTGAATGTGTGAAACATTTTTCAAATATATTAAAAGAAAATGATTTTGTTCAATTTCAACAAGAATCTAAAATAATTACTCTCAGAGAACTTCCTGAAGGTAGAATTAAAGCATATACCCGAAGTTTTAATGAGTTTGAATACGAACTTGAAAATGAATTTGAGATTAGGGGAGGAGATTTGTAA
- a CDS encoding type II secretion system F family protein, which produces MAINIKDINKQSNNKSNAQRDLDFSRIKLSFSGSFPDKIKESFFSDLGMLINSGIDIKTSLEIIIDENKKSKNLHIYESIRKDLINGKSLSESINKTNKFSKYEYYNLKIGEESGQLNRVLLELSKYYNDKITQKRQLVNALSYPILVLVVAIVVVIFMMNVIVPMFRDVFSRFNSELPYLTTVVIQCSDFLTNNLFFIFIGIFALAVFVYYYHKKNWFRRILSQTLLKVPLIGNLVNKIYLSRFCHSMSLLISTKVPLLDALDLVKNMISFYPYEIASSHLKADILSGKPLHQSMKNHSIFDSRTISLVKVAEEVNQLDVIFNKLYLQYSEENKHKIAMLNSVLEPLLIIFVGILVGIILISMYLPLFQLSSSFY; this is translated from the coding sequence ATGGCAATAAACATTAAAGATATAAATAAACAGAGTAATAATAAATCAAATGCTCAAAGGGATTTAGATTTTAGTCGAATAAAACTAAGTTTTAGTGGTTCTTTTCCAGACAAAATTAAGGAAAGTTTCTTTTCTGATTTAGGCATGTTAATAAACTCAGGGATAGATATAAAAACTTCTTTAGAAATAATTATTGATGAAAACAAAAAGTCGAAAAACTTACATATATACGAAAGCATTCGCAAAGATCTAATAAATGGCAAAAGTCTATCAGAGTCCATAAACAAGACCAATAAGTTTTCAAAATATGAATATTACAATCTCAAAATTGGCGAAGAGTCTGGTCAATTAAATCGTGTTTTACTCGAATTATCAAAATATTATAATGATAAAATAACTCAAAAACGGCAATTAGTAAATGCATTATCATATCCCATCTTAGTTCTAGTTGTAGCAATCGTTGTAGTCATTTTCATGATGAATGTTATTGTTCCAATGTTTCGAGATGTCTTTAGTCGTTTTAACAGTGAATTACCATATTTAACCACTGTGGTCATTCAATGCTCCGACTTTTTAACCAATAATCTCTTTTTTATTTTTATTGGTATCTTTGCGCTTGCTGTTTTCGTGTATTACTATCATAAGAAAAACTGGTTTAGACGTATTCTATCTCAGACATTACTGAAAGTTCCATTGATAGGGAATCTAGTAAACAAAATATATTTATCCAGATTTTGCCATTCAATGTCTCTATTGATATCTACCAAAGTCCCTCTGTTAGACGCATTAGATTTGGTCAAAAACATGATAAGCTTTTACCCTTACGAAATCGCATCATCTCATCTAAAAGCAGACATTTTATCAGGAAAACCTCTACATCAAAGCATGAAGAATCACAGCATTTTTGACTCTAGAACAATATCATTAGTAAAAGTTGCAGAAGAGGTTAATCAGTTAGATGTCATTTTCAACAAGCTTTATCTACAATACTCAGAAGAAAACAAGCACAAAATTGCAATGTTAAACAGTGTTCTGGAACCTTTATTGATAATATTTGTTGGAATATTGGTTGGCATTATTTTGATATCTATGTACTTACCCCTATTTCAACTTAGTTCATCATTTTACTAA
- a CDS encoding type II and III secretion system protein, protein MTIKHIILLLTFTFSMFLISVAQNYSNDSIRIKLERLSEKLPELKSKISVSVEDLDMRNFLRAIANNSKINLNIDPKIDLTVTNNFSDVVVIDLLIFICEQYNLEIELIGNIINIKQGNIPEITKPEFVPKMIPVSFDSNGNLLSFDINNDTLELVIKEISKKTGKNIVITPETKNMIISGYVQNEEMTKALNMLAFANNFIFEKNSENDFYVIKIPEKSKVINDEETNTNNRNKKTTNNTNSNRNNKNNNEQIFFDIVNHDEFNIYCENSNLEDIIKFLCDTLKENYFITTNLNADISLNLTNASFEIFLQHVFSGLNYSYIKKDNIYLFGDTKIQELRIIKNIQLLYRSVENIDKIIPSDLKKELEIKEFLDLNSLLVSGPIAQVSLVERFIKDIDKLVPVVLIEVIVVDISKSANISTGITFGTTTQNIESGGSIFPGIDYTLNANSINNILSSFDGFGTLNLGRVNSNFYMNLKALESNGNIKIRSTPQLATLNGHEANLTIGNTTYYKEQKQDLAINQSTTSVTTVRFMPVKADLTIKIKPVVSGDEQITLEVEVKQSDFGARTDPDAPPDQVSREFKSTIRVKNQEMILLGGLEEKSDTKTSSGLPGIARVPVLKWFFSSRINENKNSKLSIFIKPTVIN, encoded by the coding sequence ATGACAATAAAACACATAATTCTGCTTTTGACATTCACATTCAGCATGTTTTTAATTTCTGTTGCACAAAACTATTCTAACGATTCCATCAGAATTAAGCTTGAACGATTAAGTGAAAAACTTCCTGAATTAAAATCGAAAATCAGCGTTTCTGTTGAAGATCTTGACATGAGAAACTTCTTGAGAGCGATTGCAAATAACTCCAAAATTAATCTAAATATTGATCCTAAAATTGATTTAACCGTTACTAATAACTTTTCGGATGTTGTTGTTATTGACTTATTGATATTTATTTGCGAACAGTACAATTTGGAAATAGAACTGATAGGAAATATAATTAACATTAAGCAAGGTAATATACCCGAGATCACAAAACCAGAATTTGTCCCGAAAATGATACCTGTATCATTTGATTCAAACGGCAACCTTCTCTCTTTCGACATTAATAATGACACACTAGAGTTAGTTATAAAGGAAATCTCCAAGAAAACTGGCAAAAACATTGTCATTACTCCAGAAACAAAAAATATGATTATTTCAGGATATGTTCAGAACGAGGAAATGACAAAAGCATTAAATATGTTGGCGTTCGCTAATAACTTTATCTTTGAAAAGAACTCTGAAAATGATTTCTATGTAATAAAAATCCCCGAGAAATCAAAAGTAATTAACGATGAAGAAACAAACACCAATAATCGCAATAAAAAAACTACAAACAACACGAACTCTAATCGAAACAACAAAAACAATAATGAACAGATATTCTTTGATATCGTAAATCATGATGAATTCAACATTTATTGTGAAAACAGCAATCTAGAAGATATAATAAAGTTTTTGTGCGACACTTTAAAAGAAAACTATTTCATTACCACAAATTTAAATGCTGATATTAGTTTAAATCTGACAAATGCTAGTTTCGAGATTTTTCTTCAGCACGTTTTCAGCGGTCTAAATTATTCTTACATTAAAAAAGATAATATTTATTTATTTGGTGATACTAAAATCCAAGAATTAAGAATAATAAAAAATATACAGTTATTATACAGATCTGTTGAAAACATTGATAAGATTATTCCATCGGATTTAAAAAAAGAACTAGAAATAAAAGAATTCCTCGATTTAAACAGTTTACTTGTCTCCGGACCAATTGCCCAAGTGTCTCTTGTAGAAAGATTTATTAAAGATATTGACAAATTAGTACCTGTTGTACTCATTGAAGTAATTGTTGTTGATATTTCAAAATCAGCGAACATAAGTACTGGAATCACCTTCGGCACTACTACTCAGAATATTGAATCAGGTGGATCTATTTTCCCAGGTATAGATTACACACTTAACGCAAACTCAATAAATAATATTTTAAGCAGTTTTGACGGATTTGGCACATTAAATCTTGGCAGAGTAAACAGTAATTTCTATATGAATCTCAAAGCTTTAGAAAGCAATGGTAACATAAAAATCAGATCTACACCTCAACTTGCAACTCTAAATGGTCATGAAGCTAATCTTACAATTGGTAATACAACTTATTATAAAGAACAAAAACAAGATTTAGCAATAAATCAGTCCACCACAAGTGTTACTACTGTGCGTTTTATGCCTGTTAAGGCAGATTTGACTATTAAAATAAAACCTGTAGTTTCTGGTGATGAACAGATTACTCTAGAAGTTGAGGTTAAACAATCTGATTTTGGAGCACGGACAGATCCAGATGCCCCACCTGATCAGGTATCACGAGAATTTAAATCTACAATTAGAGTAAAGAATCAAGAAATGATTTTGTTGGGAGGACTTGAAGAGAAATCTGACACAAAAACTAGTAGTGGATTACCCGGAATAGCTAGGGTTCCAGTTTTGAAATGGTTTTTCAGTTCGAGAATAAACGAAAATAAGAATTCAAAATTAAGCATTTTTATTAAACCAACAGTAATAAATTAA
- a CDS encoding type II/IV secretion system protein: MIEQIEISTELQQLVSSSLAWEKRIIPKDCDNTSIEFYTDIEIIDDDVINELEIIYNRHVKFKIINSSSFLKALNKYFRKKNNDKFVLKISNENFIYNLIQEAEEYRCSDIHIEPYENSARIRYRIDGKLIEKYVLDDKEYPILLNKIKIKSNIDIAEKRLPQDGRINYVNNEKKFDIRVSVLPTLYGEKAVLRLLSKDTTNIDINSLGLTQEQLKDYLLGIKKPHGIILISGPTGSGKTTTLYATLKLLNSIESNILTIEDPIEYTLDGINQVQLKESIGLTFSSALRTFLRQDPDIIMLGEIRDGETAQMAIRAALTGHLVLSTIHTNSAWGTISRLIDMGVPSFLLANTMNLSVAQRLVRLLCPNCKKESKTIDREIPDSLRKYKFPQIEFTAIGCPDCFYTGYAGRKAVYEVIPIDTELSKCIKSNDHEISTQLKERNIKSVSESAFNLFYNGITSYDEILPILISNE, encoded by the coding sequence ATGATTGAACAAATAGAGATATCAACAGAACTACAACAATTGGTTTCATCTAGTCTTGCTTGGGAAAAAAGAATAATTCCCAAAGATTGTGATAATACATCAATTGAATTTTATACAGATATCGAAATTATTGACGATGATGTAATAAATGAACTTGAAATAATATATAATAGACATGTAAAATTTAAAATTATTAATTCTTCCAGTTTTTTAAAAGCACTTAACAAATATTTTCGCAAAAAGAATAATGACAAATTTGTATTAAAAATATCCAATGAAAACTTTATATACAATCTTATTCAGGAAGCTGAAGAATACCGATGCAGTGATATTCACATAGAACCTTATGAAAACTCAGCACGAATTAGATATCGTATTGATGGAAAACTAATCGAAAAATACGTACTGGACGACAAAGAGTATCCTATCCTACTTAACAAAATCAAAATTAAATCAAATATTGATATAGCCGAAAAAAGACTTCCACAAGATGGACGCATAAACTACGTAAATAATGAAAAAAAGTTTGACATTCGAGTTTCGGTTCTACCAACTTTATATGGTGAGAAAGCAGTTCTTCGTCTCTTAAGCAAAGACACAACCAACATAGACATCAACAGTCTTGGATTAACTCAGGAACAACTTAAAGACTATTTACTTGGAATCAAAAAGCCACATGGTATTATTCTTATCAGTGGGCCAACAGGTTCAGGAAAAACCACAACCTTGTATGCAACGCTTAAACTTTTAAATAGTATTGAGTCAAATATATTAACGATTGAAGATCCAATAGAATACACTCTGGACGGTATAAATCAAGTCCAACTAAAAGAAAGCATCGGGTTAACATTCTCTAGTGCATTAAGGACGTTTTTAAGGCAAGATCCAGACATCATTATGCTAGGAGAGATTCGTGATGGGGAAACTGCTCAAATGGCAATAAGAGCTGCTTTAACAGGGCATCTTGTTCTGTCCACTATTCATACAAATAGTGCCTGGGGCACTATCTCAAGACTAATCGACATGGGCGTACCATCTTTTCTTTTAGCAAATACAATGAATTTAAGTGTCGCTCAGCGATTAGTAAGATTGCTTTGCCCAAATTGCAAAAAAGAGTCTAAAACAATAGATAGAGAAATTCCCGATTCATTACGCAAATATAAGTTCCCTCAAATTGAATTCACGGCCATTGGATGTCCTGATTGCTTCTACACCGGATATGCAGGAAGAAAAGCTGTTTACGAAGTAATTCCAATTGACACTGAATTGAGCAAATGTATTAAAAGCAATGATCATGAAATTTCAACTCAGTTAAAGGAAAGAAATATAAAATCTGTATCTGAAAGTGCATTTAATTTATTTTACAATGGTATTACTTCGTATGACGAAATTCTACCAATTTTAATCAGTAATGAATAA
- a CDS encoding prepilin-type N-terminal cleavage/methylation domain-containing protein, whose amino-acid sequence MKRFFCKKLKAFSLTELLIVLAIIGILILLALPKFLPLISKAKSTEAQIQLKHIYTLQKNYFYVHSKYTYDFIELGYEHPDMVTDGGTANYKIEITEAATNSFKITATAIVDFDGDGTFNIWEIDQDMNLKEIVKD is encoded by the coding sequence ATGAAACGATTTTTTTGTAAAAAACTTAAAGCATTTAGCCTTACTGAATTATTAATAGTGTTGGCTATTATTGGTATTTTAATATTACTTGCTTTACCAAAGTTTTTGCCTTTAATCTCTAAAGCAAAAAGTACTGAAGCTCAAATCCAATTAAAACACATTTACACTCTCCAAAAGAACTATTTTTATGTCCACTCTAAATACACATATGATTTTATAGAGTTGGGATATGAACATCCAGATATGGTTACAGATGGTGGAACTGCAAATTATAAAATCGAAATTACTGAAGCTGCCACAAATAGTTTTAAGATTACAGCTACAGCAATCGTTGATTTTGATGGAGATGGAACATTTAATATATGGGAAATAGATCAAGATATGAACTTAAAAGAGATTGTGAAAGATTGA